CTCGCCGCCGGTGAGTCCGGTCTGACCGGCGTCGCCGGTGCGGGTGTAAATCTTCGTCAGGCGATGGCTCAATCGTGTCTCCGTTAAAGTTGTATTGTCCCCGGATTACACTACCATCGCATCAGGCGCGCAAGCCGCACATGCGAGGCGCTATTGATCTGTCGTCGCTTATTCCGTACAGTTCCGGCGCTCTTCAACTCATGTTTCTGGTGCCCCGCGCGCCGCCAGGCGATCGGGGTCAAACGGGAAGCCGGTGCGCTATTCATCAGGAAGCTCCGAATAAGTCCATCCAGGACTTCTCAGAGCACGCAACGCCGGCGCTGCCCCCGCAACGGTAAGCGCGTTAAAGAATCAGCACGCAGCCACTGTGCATCCGCATGGGAAGGCGCTGATTTCAGGAATGGTCCATTCCGCGCGCAAGCCCGTATACCGGCCCGAAACGCTAACTTCCGGTATTGCGGCGGGCAATGGCGCGGGCGTTACGATCCAGCCTTCGACTTTTTCCTCCGCATGCCATTGACGTGCGCGGGTGTGCGCACCGGAGAATGGATCATGCGTATTCGTATCGTGGCGCTTTGCGCGCCTGGGTTTCTTCTGCCCGCAATCGGTGCGGCGCAACCGCAAGTAACCGACCTCGCCCCGATTATCGTCAGCGCCAGCCGCGACGCCGAACCCGCCGCCGACGCGCCCGCCTCGGTTTCCGTCATTACCCGCGACGACATAGAGCGCACGCAGCCACAAAGTGTGCTGGATCTGCTGCGCACACAGGCTGGCATCGACGTGTCGAGCAACGGTGGCCTCGGCTCTTTTTCCAGCGTGTTCCTGCGCGGCGCCGAATCGGACCAGGTGCTGGTATTGATCGACGGCGTGCGCGCGGCGTCAAGCACCGCCGGTCTGTTTTCGTTTCAGCAGCTCAACCCCGCGCAGATCGAGCGCATCGAGATCGTGCGTGGGCCGCGCTCCACGCTGTACGGCTCGGACGCCATCGGTGGCGTGATCCAGATTTTCACGCGCAAGCTGGACGGTCCCAGCGCGAGCATCGAAGGCGGCTCGTACGACACCTACCGCGCGCAGGCCGGTTACGGAGGCGGCAGCGACACGGTTCGCTACTCGGTTAACGGCGCCTACGTAGATTCCGATGGCTTTTCCGCCAGCAACGAGGACGCCGGCGAATTTGTCTTCGATCCCGATGACGACGGCTACGATGAGGCCAGCGTAACCGCCAGCCTGGACGCGACGCTCTCGGAGCGTGCGAACTTAAGCGTGAACGGATGGCGCAGCGACGGCAAGCTGGAACTGGATCAGGGCCTCACCGACACGCGCAACAGCACCATCGGACTCAATCTCGATTTCGACACGCTGCCAGGCTGGCAACAGTCCTTCGGCTTCGGCTACGCGCGCGACGATCAGGCCACAGACTTTTCGGGCTTTTTTTCCAGTGCCGAGACCGATCGCGTGACTTTCAACTGGCAAAACGAGTTGAGCCTGGGCGCCGCCCACCAACTCACCCTGGGCGCCGACTACTATCGCGACGCTGGCCTTTATGCCGACGACTTCAGCGCCTATGACCAGGATGCGAACAACATTGGCGTCTATGCCAATATGCGTTCGACCT
The sequence above is a segment of the Gammaproteobacteria bacterium genome. Coding sequences within it:
- a CDS encoding TonB-dependent receptor, yielding MRIRIVALCAPGFLLPAIGAAQPQVTDLAPIIVSASRDAEPAADAPASVSVITRDDIERTQPQSVLDLLRTQAGIDVSSNGGLGSFSSVFLRGAESDQVLVLIDGVRAASSTAGLFSFQQLNPAQIERIEIVRGPRSTLYGSDAIGGVIQIFTRKLDGPSASIEGGSYDTYRAQAGYGGGSDTVRYSVNGAYVDSDGFSASNEDAGEFVFDPDDDGYDEASVTASLDATLSERANLSVNGWRSDGKLELDQGLTDTRNSTIGLNLDFDTLPGWQQSFGFGYARDDQATDFSGFFSSAETDRVTFNWQNELSLGAAHQLTLGADYYRDAGLYADDFSAYDQDANNIGVYANMRSTFGRNDVQLGLRYDEHSEFGGHTTGQLALGRQLTESLRGFAAFGTAFRAPSLNDLFFPNFSNPELDPERSRSTELGVQFKPSAVHLFTADMFYTEIDDLIISNPPEFIPFNVDEATIKGLELGYDATFATLWNFAADITLQDARNDTDDTELVRRPDRKAAFGLARNFSNGGSMYTEVLLSGDRTDVDDVSLPGYEIVNLSLQYPLLDGLFAEARIENLLDKEYELASGFNTSDRAGYVGLRYTPAQTD